The Vitis vinifera cultivar Pinot Noir 40024 chromosome 7, ASM3070453v1 genomic interval acttaaaattagaaatgattaactattttttattaaaaaaatttttgatgaaatattttgttatataatttttttttatctattttcaatttttaatgttataggtttcaagaaaatcaatcaaataaaaaagaataaataaaaattaagaaatcattttttcaaaaattatatatctaaATAAAAGCCTTGAAAGTCAAATAcacaatatcataaatataaacaCCAAGTCAAtccttaattatcaaatatttttaatattaaagaatTAAAGTCACCTATTAACATCATTATAAGAAAACCAATAATATTGTTCatgtaaatactaaaaaatcaacaaatatcccaacaattaataaaacatcaaccatgataaaaaaaaacaaatcaattatTATCATGAATGCAAAAAACCAATAACCTTATTCATATAAACCATcaacaaagaaataataataaaaaatcaatatctaaatattaaacataatttatatttttataaatattattgttgataaatatctcaataattataatttatatatatatatatatatatatatatatatatatatatataattatattattaaaaaatatatcattaattaaaaaatttataaggaatagaaaattggatttttgtttttttttttttgagagaaaatggtctcttgaagagacaatttctcccaaacaaattgttttttttttttttgaggaaatcgtctcttcaagaaacgATTTTAatgtgtaatttaaaaataaaaaaataaattttagaaaatcgtatattcaaaacacaatttttttttatatataaatcatttttcaaaaagacgattttaaaaggaaataacgtTATTTCTCCTACTTGATAAAAactacaataaatttaaaattatttttttaaattacgctacttttataaaaaaatcccattactcttcatcatatttttgtcacattttttgtttttcactatCTACTTTAATATAACCTGCACCCTCCAATAAATGATATGTCATggaactttttctttttgagcaCAATAAtcagctaaataaaaaaaaagaataaattgtaaaagaaaaaaaaaaaaaaaaggggtacAACTTGACTGGGCTGAGTGACTTAACTTGAAtccataaaaatgatttttaatacttatattgaatttaaattaaattatttcaatttaaacttaatttatGTTGAATACATAAAGACAACATTCAAACAATTTAAAACTAACTTGAatctcatttaatatttttataatatttataatatatattgttctaaataaaatttattttcttttaatttttttggaaaaaaaccaaagtataattatatcatatacctttctttagaaaatatataaatttatttatatttttttgttatgactttgaaattttgtcttatttactatttaaattttggcataattattaattttcttttttaaaataataaggatCGATTTTGAATCATACAACCTGATCAACTGAATTAATCAGTCTAACACAATGAATCCCAATTTAGAAATATGAGATTTAGATTTGGATTAAGTACTTTGAATTAGATCTGGAGTTGGGTTGGAATTAATCtaattgtttcttaattcaAGTTTGattttatctctctctctatatatattcaaataattccattttatatgatttttaatttttttttataataaattaaataagagaaTTTGAGCTTgactttgttatttttatttttatttcacaataaaataatacttttgaaaccaaaagaaattattatcttaataaggttattaatttatagataaataaatatttattaatttataaaaagtattatGTTTCTGTTGTCCAATACTTGTATATGCATGActtataaatctaaaaataatggATGTggtaaaaaattaatacataaaatttaaaaaacttcaaaaaaataaaatatgattatgaattgtaaaagataaaaagatttctagaaagataaaaaaaaggttttttaaaagataaaaaaggtTTCAAGTAAGTGATGATTTTATCTAAAGTTTTTAATGTTTGGTGATtggaaagtattaaaaaaaaaaaactaaaaaatatgattttttttttttaatatatttggaTGTAAtgaaaaagatgagaaaaaatattaagaaatggagtgaaaatatttctcaaaaaattattcactctttttttttgaGATAAAAACTAGGAAAGTTTaagaaaattgtattttttgataatttaattttctctctAGTTTTTTTCCTCTATCTTCTTTTCCGCGACCTTTCATAAGCAAAGGTAGCCTTACGGGTATGATTTTTTCTCCTATGTTTGGTTGGTTCATAGGAAAACATCGGATGGATCATTCATATAGCAAGGCTAAGTGATATCAGCCTAAAAATTTTGGATTATTTATATTCCCACTCCTGATCATAGAACAAGTTAGGAGTTTGGGGGTTAATGTGCTTACCTGACATCAAAGCATAGACTGGTAGCTCAATGGGCCGATCGATCGGTGCAGCAACCAGAATGAGTTTCCCGTGAGATTTCAACAGCCCAATCAATGGAAGAAGAGGGTGAGCAGCAAAGACTGTGTCGATGATTCCATCCATTGTGCCCATGGCAGCCTACAGAGAATGAAATACGTAACATCAACGAATTCACTACACCATTATAGAATCAACAGACACAGCATACTCAAAGTTGGTTACCCGCATCTGATCCGGGTCGCGGCTGACTACAAAGGAATCAGCACCAAGGCGTTCCAAGGCTTCTTCCTTCTTGCCAGGGGAAGTACTGATCACTGTTACCTTAACTCCAAAAGCCTTAGCAAACTTCACCGCTACATGTCCCAGTCCCCCTAGGCCAACAACTCCTATGTGCATCCCAGGTTTGGTAAGTTCGAAATATTTCAAGGGACTGTACACTGTGATCCCAGCACATAAGAGAGGAGCACCACCATCAAGAGGAAGGTTGTCAGGAAAATGAATCACATAGCGCTCCTCAGCAACCATGACATCTGAGTATCCTCCTTGTGTGGCGGTTCCATCGTAGTAAGTGTCACCGTAAGTATATATCTTTTTGGGGCAGTAATTCTCGAGATCGTTAGCACAATCATCACAAGAGTGGCAAGCTCCAACGAAGCACCCTACCCCAACTTTATCTCCTACTTTTAACTTTTCCACTTTGCTCCCCACCTCTGTCACTATGCCCACAACTTCATGCCTGCATTACCCAATTCAGTTGGATCTTAGATGTGTGGTAATTGGAATGGCTGATTAATTAGGTTGTGTATGGATTTTTTAAAGGCTACGTGGGAATTGGGATTTCACTCAAATCCAAATCTGCATTTTGAAAGGTCTTATCAAAGAATTTGGGGACTCAAAGGTCATGTAAACGTGGAAACACAAGATTCATTGTTTTAGGCTGAAAGAGGAATATGAAACACAAGATTCATACTTTGGATCTGAAAGTAAACTCCAGTACAGCAAAGCAAATCAAGAGACTTGACGCAGACACAAACCAAATTCAAAGAATACGTACAACACATATTTTTGAcatggttttttcttctttttcgtttttttttctctctcctcatTTTAAAGAAGAATATCAAGTAAGACATTATCATCTCTTTTCCTCACCAAAAAATTCACAAACTACTTTTTATCAGTCAGTTTACATGAAATATAGATTAACaatcccatatatatatatatatatatatatttggtattGTTTATACAGatcagagaaaaaaataataataataaa includes:
- the LOC100260964 gene encoding probable mannitol dehydrogenase, with amino-acid sequence MAKSAEQGHPNQAFGWAATDTSGVLSPFKFSRRATGEKDVRFKVLYCGIRHSDLHMIKNEWGKSRYPIVPGHEVVGIVTEVGSKVEKLKVGDKVGVGCFVGACHSCDDCANDLENYCPKKIYTYGDTYYDGTATQGGYSDVMVAEERYVIHFPDNLPLDGGAPLLCAGITVYSPLKYFELTKPGMHIGVVGLGGLGHVAVKFAKAFGVKVTVISTSPGKKEEALERLGADSFVVSRDPDQMRAAMGTMDGIIDTVFAAHPLLPLIGLLKSHGKLILVAAPIDRPIELPVYALMSGKHINPQTPNLFYDQEWEYK